The Roseofilum capinflatum BLCC-M114 genome contains the following window.
TTATCGTGCTTTAATTGTTCAATCAGCACGTTTACCGGACTGGACAAATGAATCAAAAGAAAAACTCTATCAAGGGATTCGGACAATGGGTTATGGTATCCCTAATCTTGATCGCGCTCTAGAGAATACTCCCAATCGTATAACATTAATTACTCCAGGCAATGAGAGGATTAGCGCTAGAGGAGTTAGAGTTTATCAAGTTCAGATTCCAGAGATGTTTCTAAGACCGGATGAAGACCTTGATTTTCTGGTTGAAATCACTTTGTCTTATGTGGCTGAACCTCGTCGAACTCGTCGGCATCGTCGCAAGTATTTATCGACTTGGTTAGATTGGAGATGTAGTAACCGAGGAGAAAATCCGGATCGGTTTCTGGAAAAAGTTATTAAAGAATATAAAGCTGGAGAGGATGTAGAAAAAGGTGCAGATGGATTTCAGTGGACACTAGGAAAAAAGCAATTCAAACCTGATTCTCAGGGAAAGAAGAGACCGAAAGGAATTGATGGTATAGTTAAGAAAATATCAAGAAGTAATGGAACGATTCAGAAAGACTGGGCAATAGTAAAGTCCTATAACTTACGTGAGGGATTCTGTATTGCTGTAGTTGCACATCCGGGTTGGAATCAGAATGAAGATGCGACTGTACCTTATTGTTTAGTAGTGAGCTTTGAAGCTGTGCAATCAGAAGTTGCGATTTATGACGCTTTTGTTCAGGTTCAGCAATCTCTCCAGGTACAAGAGAAAGTACAAGTCTCTGTTTGATCACTGTATTACTCTTCAATCGCACAGAGAGAGGCTCTCTTCTTGGCCGGTGGGATTATTCTCCAAATAGCCTTGTAACCATTCACACCCTGTTTCCAGCAACTGGTCAAGCTCTAACTGCTCTAAATGCCATAGAGTAACCCGTCCATCTCCACCGACGGAAATCAGGGTTTTGCCATCGGAGGTAAAACTGAGTCCGTTGATGGAACGATGGGAACTTGCAGTCAGTACATGCAGTAAGGTTCCATCTTTGCGCCAGAGGCGAATCATGTTATGGCTGGCGGATGCTAATCGTTCTCCGTCTGGACTAAAAACAACACTGGTGACCGTGTTGCCTTCATGTTCCAGGGGTTCAACCAGGAGTTGCCCTTGGCGGTTCCAGAGTTTGACCCGACTATCATAACTGGCTGTGGCGATCGCCTGACCATCGGGAGAAAACGTTACTCCCCAAACTCCTGCCCGATGGCGCAGAGTGCCCACCTGAGTGCCATCTGTGCGCCAGAGCTTCACCCGTCCCTCATCGCTGGCAGCAGCCACAAGCTGACCATCGGGGCTAAAACTGACCCAATTAATGGCAGAATTATCCGTAACCAAGGTTTTTAATAATGTGCCATCTCTGCGCCACAACTTCACCCTATAATCCTTACTCCCAGAAGCAATCAACTGACCATCCGGACTGACACTGACACTGAGAACCACATCCCGATGACCTTTCAGAGATTGCAGCAGCTCTCCCTCTAGGTTCCAGACTTTGACTTGGCGATCGTCCCCTGCGGTTACCAACTGCTGGCTATCTGGTGTAAACGCCACCCCCCAAACCTCTCCCTGATGACCTTTCCAGGACTTCAACTTCCTCCCATCCGGCTGCCATAGGGTAATCATGCCATTCTCCCCAATCGTGGCAATTTTCCGACCATTTCCACTCACGCTCACCCCATTGAGCGGCCCACCCCCGTCCCAAACCTCCATCAAAGCCTTATTCAAACGCCACACCTTCGCCGACTTATCCAAACTTGCTGAAACAATGCGATTTCCATCCGGACTAAACGCCACCTTGGGAACCCAATGGGTATGACCCATTAACGTTTTTTGTAAAGTGCCATCTAAAGCACTCCAAATTTTAATCGTCTTATCCTTACTGGCCGTTACAAACTGTTCACCATCCGCACTAAATCGTACATCCAAAACTGTATCGTCATGGGCTTCAATTTCAGTAATCAACCCTTCTTCAGTCCAAAAACCAACCGTTCCTTTTCGCTGACCTGTTTGCTCCTCAATTACCTGACCGGCAACCGCCAACAATCCCCTGGGCGACCAACTCATCCCATACACTTCTTGCTCAGTGATAAACGTTTTCACGAGGGTTCCATCCAAGCGCCAAAAACGAATTTTACGCTCTAAACTCGCCGTCGCCACCCACTGACCATCGGGAGAAAATACCACACTTAAAACTGAAGAATCATGGGGTAAACTCACTACCTCAGAGCCATCTTGGTTCCATATTTTCACCGTTTTATCGCGACTAGCAGAAGCCATTAACGGATTCTCTAGATCTTGATTAGCAGCTAGGTCAATAATTTGGTCAGTATGGCCCTTTAATTCCACATATTCTATCCGATCTGAGCTGGTTACTGCGGCCAACTCAGGCAACTGGCCTAAATTCCATACTTTAATCGTATGATCCCAACTGCCAGATGCTAACCGTTGGCCATCGTCTAGAAATACTAAACTGGTAATAACCTCTGTATGACCGGGAATGGTAAAACCAGGCTTTCCTTGTTCATCCCAAATGCGAATTGTGCGGTCTTCTCCTGCGGTAGCAATCACTTTTCCATCGGGGCTAAAGGTGGCTGCATAAACCCCATCTTTATGACCCTCTAAGCGATTTTCTTCGCTAATTTTGTAAACGGCATAGGATAAGGTTTTCTCAATCGTATCCGACACCGATTTTGGCACAAATGGTGTAGTTTTAATTTGCTCTCCTGCTTTAATTCCTGTGGTTAAGCCTTCAATTTCTTTATTTAATCCCACTAAAGCCTCGGACGATGTGCCTAACGTTTTGATTTGATTAATCACTCCATTCCAAGCAAATCCTGTTAACCCGACAATAAAACAACCTGCACCCACTAAAAGAGAATTTAAGATCAATTTGCGCTGTTTTTCGCTCTTTTTTTCTTTCGCTTTCGCTTCAGCTAATGCGGTTAATAAATCATTCTCTTGGCGTAGTTTGTCCAGCATAAACTGTCCTTCTGAAAACCGTTGCTTTTCCTGATCTAGGGCTTCGGAGTCAGAAATGGAATGATTTTCAGCATCAGGACTATAATCCCCCAAGTTTTTTTCCACCAGTTCATAGCGCTCATCCGCTAACTTAGAAATGAGCAAATTTTGATGGCGTAATTGGTCAATTTCTTTCTGGTTTTGGGCATTTTGTTGCTGAAGTTGGGATCGCTCCTGATTAATCGCCTGATTTTTCTGGGTTTGGATAAACTCCACTAGATAATCATGAATCAACTGATAGCGCGGTTCGGGTTGTTCGGGAATCAGATAAATTAAGCCTGAACCACAGAAAATTTCTAAAATTAGGGTCAGGGTTTCGGAGGCGAGATCGGAACCCATTTCTACTAAAATTTCTGACTTGGTTTTTAGGGGGCGATTTCCGTCTTCATCAATAAAAGAGTAAACCGCTTTGCGGGCGTGATACTCATTCTTTTGGCCACAATCCTCAATGACGGAGTTCAAAAAGTTCTCGACTAATTTCTGCTTGGATTCTACTTGACGATATTGTTCTAATGTGGTAATGTTGAGGTCTTGAAGTTGAGAGCCAACAATTTGTAATTCAATGGGTCTCACTTCATGGGTTCCCACAGATAAATCTGCAACTAAGGCTTCAATTAAATCATCATCGAGTTCAAACTGAGTGTGACGAGTCAAATTTTTAATGACTTCAAAGGTATGCGCTCTGGAAAAATTACCCAATGCATAGCGGTTACTTTTATCGAGCAAATTACAGCCGATACCCTCTAAGGATATATTTTGTTCAATTTCTAAGAGATGGTGTAAATAATCTTCCCGAATCGAAATAATAATTTTGAGTCCAGAGCGATGCAAACAGTGTTCTAAAAATTGATAAAATTCTTGTCGTTTTTCAGTCCGATCGCAGACAAAGAAAAATTCTTCAAATTGGTCAAAAATGAGTACCGTTAATCCATTTTGCTCGGCGATTTCATCTAAGTTTTGCAGATAAAGTTTTGGGGTGTAATCGGAAAGTTCAGAATGGCTAAATTGAAAGGGTTTTAAGGATTCCTGTAAGGCTTTCCCCAAGTTCACTACCCAATCGGAATAGACCCGCATCACGACGGGAATCGGAATTTGATCGCCGAGAGTTTTTCGGTGTAAAGTGGGTACTAATCCTGCATTAACAATTGAACTTTTTCCGACTCCAGAAGGGCCATGAATGACGGTAATTTTATAATCGGAACGACTAATCCGATAAACTAGGTTTTGAACATCATTTTGACGGTTCGAGGTGGAGATGGCTTCGGCAACTCCTCCCATTTTTTCATCGGTTTCTATCGGATTAGAAAAGAGGGGATTTAAGGCTTGTTGAGTGGGTCTTAATTGGGCTGCACCGACAAAGGGGCGTAATCCATACTGGGATTGGACGGCACGCTGTTCTTGTTTGAGTAAGAAGGCTTCTCGATAACACTGTTCGTGAAAATAGAGCGATCGCACGCCTTTTAATAAGCGTAAATATCGGTGTGGGTCGTGGCGAGAATTGCTTTCTTTGATCGCTATTTTTAGCTTCTGTTTTGCTTGTGTTAACTTCTGATTTGCCCGTTCCTGCTGCTTCAGATGGCGCAAACATCGAACGAATTGTAATTGAAATAACTGAGACCAAAGGAGAGGGTATAATCCCTGGGATACAGGGGTGAAAGTATTGCTGTCACTGGGGTCTATTTCTGAATCTAAGATGGCTAAACATTGCTCGAATCGATCGCGGGCTGTTTCCCATTCTTCTTGTCCTAGGGCTAGTTTGCCTAAAAAACCATAATCGAGAGCTAACTGAAGGGGTAAGCCATACTGCTGATGTAAATTTAGGGACGTTTGGGTAAACTCTAACAGGGTTTCCCAGTCTTGCAAATGTTGCAGTACATCACTGACTTGTCCCGTGATTTGTGCCATTAAATCTTGCCGTCCAGCCTCTTGAAAGCACTGTATAGATTGATGAAAATAATACCAAGATTGTTCCCATAATTCTTGCTGTTCGGGCTTCTCTTGGGCGGGATAAAAATAACAGAGGCCCAGATAAAATAGGAGTAAGCCTTGATGCTCTAAATTGCCGTCAGAGGATAACTGTTGTTCGTAAGTTAAGGCGGTTTGATAATAGCCGATCGCGGCTTCAATCTGACCTTGCATCAGTCGGTCATGACCTAACAGAATGGCAACTCTTGCTTGTAAACCGGGAGCAAACAGGGCTTCTCGACGCTCTAAGGTCGAGAGGGCAAATTCTAACTCGGCTCGATGTTGGCCGCATCCTCCCCGTTTGGAGTTAATAAAAGAGAGGGGAAAGGTGAGAAGTTGTTTCTGCTCACGACTTAAGAGATTATTTAATAAGGTTTGGGATTTTTGGAGAATGAGGGTCGAGAGCGCTTTGGTGCTGAGATCGAAGGAGATGGGATTGGCGGCAAAGTTGGCAAAATCGGGGGCAAGTTGCAAAAATTGATAGAGTAGGCGATCGTTAACCCATAAGACGAGGGGACAGTTGAGTTGTTTGCGAAATTCGTCCCGGATAACGTTGGTGGAAATTAAGATTTCTTCTAAGTTAATGACCGATTCTAGACCTAAGACCAATAATGCAGAGGGTTGATCTGGAGTTAGGGCTAGATCGGCTTTAACGCTGCGATAGAGATGGGTAACATTGGGGGATAATTGCAGGCATCTAAACGAGGAAAAATTAGGCGATCGCGCCTTCAACACCTCCGATAGCTGCTCTAATACCTTTTCTCGCAGTTGACCATAGTTACAGCGTACCAGAATTAAGGAAAACTGACCTTGAGACAGGGTAATCGCTCGCGCCAACTGGTTCAGGGCCCGTTCATTGTCTATGAAGTCGCAATCTTCCCACTGTTGTTCTGTGCTAACCATTGTTTAAACTTTTGATGCTCGCATAGGGCAGGATTAAGGGCAAACCAAGAGCCTTCTGAATCTCGATACTCAAAGACGAACATGCTCCGTAATAGGGTCAAGTATTCGAGGTCTCCCTGTACGCTTTGGTGATTAACCACCCGATACAACAGTTCCCATTCCTCATCCTTAATGGAGGTGGTTAAATAATCCCGGCGGTCTCGAATCACTGCTTCTAGTATATCCCGTGTAAAGGGCGGGTCTTCTTGTTGCAGACAACTAAAGAGCATTCCTAACAGGTTTCGCATGTGACCCCCACTGACTTCACAGAGCCGGTCTAAGGTGTCGGGGTGGTCAAAGAGTTCTAAAATATGGCCTTGCTGTTCTTCTAGGGTTTGGTCTGGAAAGGCACGGGTTAAGACCATATGGTGCAACAGTTCCATTCCCTGGGAAAAGGGTTGTCCACTGCGGGTTTTGACGGGAACCATGGGTAAGACTTTGGGGGTAATGCCTCCTCCGAGGCGATTTTTGAGGGTTTCGCATTCACTGGAAAAAATCAGGGAGAGGGGAATGGTATAGACGAGGTGACAGTCGAGTTGACGCAGTTGCGCTCCCCGGTCAATGAAGAGATATTCGGGTAAGAGTCGTCCGGTGGGCCCGGCTTGATTATGTACCCGGTCGAGGTTATCGACGATAACGACTAATCCTTTTTTTCCCTGACGCTTGAGTTGGCTGTTGGCGACTTGCAGCAGTTCTTGGTTAATG
Protein-coding sequences here:
- a CDS encoding P-loop NTPase fold protein; protein product: MTIDLGRFYQACNPSAPLDLGDPDNRRYYIDFSSVRGGKIVKALGRTIITLSPDRPTCQLFTGHIGCGKSTELLRLKALLEEQGFEVVYFESSEDLDMGDIDITDILLAIARQVSEHLQQRSIELQPRTFKTLLKDAVDFLQTPIDLSAEASIPGVGDLSANTSGEMEFSLPLGIAKITAKTKESQKLRHRLRNYLEPRTASILAAINQELLQVANSQLKRQGKKGLVVIVDNLDRVHNQAGPTGRLLPEYLFIDRGAQLRQLDCHLVYTIPLSLIFSSECETLKNRLGGGITPKVLPMVPVKTRSGQPFSQGMELLHHMVLTRAFPDQTLEEQQGHILELFDHPDTLDRLCEVSGGHMRNLLGMLFSCLQQEDPPFTRDILEAVIRDRRDYLTTSIKDEEWELLYRVVNHQSVQGDLEYLTLLRSMFVFEYRDSEGSWFALNPALCEHQKFKQWLAQNNSGKIATS